One stretch of Actinacidiphila sp. DG2A-62 DNA includes these proteins:
- a CDS encoding S8 family peptidase, with protein MRKLVRGLTAAALLLAPLTAVPGASAASPSPRAGLAPLYRSDRAVPGQYIVTLDKTLDPAQFAGKVGVSPLFSYGRVLRGFATALSAAQLDTVRRTPGVAAVEENAAVGASWTAGARPAPRPADAGPRPVRPGQDRAVAASWGLDRIDQHNLPLDHQFSTAGDGAGATAYILDTGIDYGHSEFGGRAVPGFDAIGDGRGGRDCDGHGTHVAGTVGGATYGVAHAARLVSVRVLDCQGRGTIAGIIAGFDWVARNAQQPAVANASLGGSYSPALNQAADALSDAGVLPVVAAGNDAQDACRVSPASADRVLTVGATDTGDHETSFSNYGRCLSLFAPGQDIVSAKLGGGSVTMSGTSMASPHAAGVALLYKAAHPGADAAAVAAWVDAATTKDVLSVDQSSPNRLLFTDGL; from the coding sequence ATGCGCAAGCTCGTCCGCGGCCTGACCGCCGCGGCCCTCCTGCTCGCCCCCCTGACCGCCGTCCCGGGCGCGTCGGCCGCGTCGCCGTCGCCGCGCGCGGGCCTGGCCCCGCTGTACCGCTCGGACCGCGCGGTGCCGGGGCAGTACATCGTCACGCTGGACAAGACCCTGGACCCGGCGCAGTTCGCCGGGAAGGTCGGCGTGTCGCCGCTGTTCTCCTACGGCAGGGTGCTGCGCGGGTTCGCCACCGCGCTCAGCGCGGCCCAGCTGGACACCGTCCGCCGCACCCCGGGGGTCGCCGCGGTCGAGGAGAACGCGGCGGTCGGCGCGTCCTGGACGGCGGGGGCGCGGCCGGCGCCTCGGCCGGCCGACGCGGGCCCGCGTCCGGTACGTCCCGGGCAGGACCGGGCGGTAGCCGCGTCCTGGGGCCTGGACCGGATCGACCAGCACAATCTGCCGCTCGACCACCAGTTCAGCACGGCGGGCGACGGCGCGGGGGCGACCGCGTACATCCTGGACACCGGCATCGACTACGGGCACAGCGAGTTCGGCGGGCGCGCGGTGCCCGGCTTCGACGCGATCGGCGACGGGCGCGGCGGGCGCGACTGCGACGGCCACGGCACCCATGTGGCCGGTACGGTCGGCGGCGCGACGTACGGCGTGGCGCACGCGGCCCGGCTGGTGAGCGTGCGCGTCCTGGACTGCCAGGGGCGCGGCACGATCGCCGGGATCATCGCCGGCTTCGACTGGGTGGCGCGCAACGCGCAGCAGCCGGCGGTGGCCAACGCGTCGCTCGGCGGGTCCTACTCCCCCGCGCTCAACCAGGCGGCGGACGCGCTGTCCGACGCGGGGGTGCTGCCGGTGGTCGCGGCCGGCAACGACGCGCAGGACGCGTGCAGGGTCTCTCCGGCGAGCGCGGACCGGGTGCTGACCGTCGGGGCGACGGACACCGGCGACCACGAGACGTCCTTCAGCAACTACGGGCGCTGCCTGTCGCTCTTCGCGCCCGGACAGGACATCGTCTCCGCGAAGCTGGGCGGCGGCAGCGTGACGATGAGCGGTACGTCGATGGCCAGCCCGCACGCGGCGGGCGTCGCGCTGCTCTACAAGGCCGCCCACCCGGGCGCGGACGCCGCGGCCGTCGCGGCGTGGGTCGACGCCGCGACGACCAAGGACGTCCTCTCCGTGGACCAGAGCTCCCCCAACCGCCTCCTGTTCACCGACGGCCTCTGA
- a CDS encoding PP2C family protein-serine/threonine phosphatase produces the protein MIASRRVGGRPQDRQRDVARLSPLLLALVIGAIALTTPKNVTVSRLLPVAPALAASMWSVGATLGLGLGTTALVVLVEALYDDPSAWFTAAAGGAVTAAAAYTSHVRLARERTLRQVRSVADAAQTVVMRPLPDRIGPVHVQTMYLAAAEEARVGGDFYDIVDTPYGVRLVIGDVRGKGLSAVGVAGAVTSTFRDAAFEEPDLARVAHRLDAGMARYDALVPSADGDERFATAVLAQIPHDGARVDLLNCGHPPPVLAPRDGRVRFVEPPGASPPLNMRELLGGEYRIGGVTLGPGDRLLFYTDGVSETRDRAGRFFPLLDWLRAQAPRDPRALLDGLHRALRRYSGGGLDDDIAVLAVRRADGEEETAGGADVEVTPPRS, from the coding sequence ATGATCGCGAGCAGGCGGGTCGGCGGGCGGCCGCAGGACAGGCAGCGGGACGTCGCCCGGCTCTCGCCGCTGCTGCTGGCGCTGGTGATCGGCGCGATCGCCCTGACCACGCCGAAGAACGTCACGGTCAGCAGGCTGCTGCCGGTCGCGCCCGCACTGGCCGCGTCCATGTGGTCGGTGGGCGCGACGCTGGGACTCGGCCTGGGCACCACCGCCCTCGTGGTGCTGGTCGAGGCCCTCTACGACGACCCGTCGGCGTGGTTCACCGCCGCCGCCGGAGGGGCGGTCACCGCCGCGGCCGCGTACACCAGCCACGTACGGCTGGCCCGCGAGCGGACGCTGCGCCAGGTCCGCTCGGTCGCCGACGCCGCGCAGACGGTGGTGATGCGCCCGCTGCCCGACCGGATCGGCCCGGTGCACGTCCAGACGATGTATCTCGCGGCGGCCGAGGAGGCCCGGGTCGGCGGCGACTTCTACGACATCGTGGACACCCCGTACGGCGTCCGGCTGGTGATCGGGGACGTCCGCGGCAAGGGGCTGTCCGCGGTGGGCGTGGCCGGCGCGGTGACCAGCACCTTCCGCGACGCCGCGTTCGAGGAGCCGGACCTCGCCCGGGTGGCCCACCGGCTGGACGCCGGGATGGCCCGCTACGACGCGCTGGTGCCGTCCGCGGACGGCGACGAGCGCTTCGCCACCGCCGTGCTGGCGCAGATCCCGCACGACGGCGCCCGCGTCGACCTGCTCAACTGCGGCCACCCGCCGCCGGTCCTGGCCCCCCGCGACGGCCGGGTCAGGTTCGTCGAGCCGCCCGGCGCCTCACCGCCGCTGAACATGCGCGAGCTGCTCGGCGGCGAGTACCGGATCGGCGGCGTCACGCTCGGCCCCGGCGACCGGCTGCTGTTCTACACCGACGGGGTCAGCGAGACCCGCGACCGCGCCGGCCGCTTCTTCCCGCTGCTGGACTGGCTGCGCGCCCAGGCGCCGCGCGACCCGCGCGCCCTGCTGGACGGCCTGCACCGCGCGCTGCGCCGCTACAGCGGCGGCGGGCTGGACGACGACATCGCCGTCCTCGCCGTCCGCCGCGCGGACGGCGAGGAGGAGACCGCGGGCGGGGCGGACGTCGAGGTCACGCCGCCGAGGTCGTGA
- a CDS encoding L,D-transpeptidase, giving the protein MRRVRNGIGIALVTGALLAGATACGGGGSSAADGPGAGGTTATATAKPSATAKPTPSKPAPPPMLLDTITPQTGTTVGVAMPVSVVFSDPVAVSARAGIEKAIKITTSVPTTGAWHWFSDRRVDFRPQSYWKPGTQVTVDAKMTHVPNGNGRYGVHDYHHSFTVGADDEALVSVTQHTMKVTHNGTVVKTLAIDAGSPDWPSWDGTMAVIDKQPKVRMTSCSVGISCDKSSPDYYDLTLPWDVHLTTSGTYIHYSTGDPQPGHGYGSHGCVHLSLADAKWFYNWAKQGDPVTITGSPRGKAEGSNGYADYNLSWSQWLKDSGAGQFTTSAA; this is encoded by the coding sequence ATGAGGCGGGTCAGGAACGGCATAGGAATCGCACTGGTGACCGGTGCGCTGCTGGCGGGCGCCACGGCGTGCGGTGGCGGCGGCAGTTCCGCGGCCGACGGACCGGGCGCCGGCGGCACGACGGCGACGGCCACGGCGAAGCCCTCGGCGACCGCGAAGCCGACGCCGAGCAAGCCCGCGCCGCCGCCGATGCTGCTCGACACCATCACGCCGCAGACCGGCACCACGGTGGGCGTGGCGATGCCGGTGTCGGTGGTGTTCTCCGACCCGGTGGCGGTCTCGGCCCGGGCCGGCATCGAGAAGGCCATCAAGATCACCACGTCGGTGCCGACCACCGGCGCCTGGCACTGGTTCAGCGACCGCCGGGTGGACTTCCGCCCGCAGTCGTACTGGAAGCCGGGCACCCAGGTGACGGTCGACGCGAAGATGACGCACGTGCCCAACGGCAACGGCCGCTACGGCGTGCACGACTACCACCACTCGTTCACCGTCGGCGCGGACGACGAGGCGCTGGTGTCGGTCACCCAGCACACCATGAAGGTCACCCACAACGGCACGGTGGTCAAGACGCTGGCCATCGACGCCGGCAGCCCGGACTGGCCGTCCTGGGACGGCACCATGGCGGTCATCGACAAGCAGCCGAAGGTCCGGATGACCTCGTGCAGCGTCGGCATCAGCTGCGACAAGAGCAGCCCGGACTACTACGACCTGACGCTGCCGTGGGACGTGCACCTGACCACCTCGGGCACCTACATCCACTACTCGACCGGTGACCCGCAGCCGGGCCACGGCTACGGCTCGCACGGCTGCGTGCACCTGTCGCTGGCGGACGCGAAGTGGTTCTACAACTGGGCCAAGCAGGGCGACCCGGTGACGATCACCGGGTCGCCGCGCGGCAAGGCAGAGGGCAGCAACGGCTACGCGGACTACAACCTGTCCTGGTCGCAGTGGCTGAAGGACAGCGGCGCCGGGCAGTTCACGACCTCGGCGGCGTGA
- a CDS encoding TylF/MycF/NovP-related O-methyltransferase, whose protein sequence is MGWKGSVNRSLGRLTGYELRRSVPRAPRRAAPPVAAGAAAGPPGPSGPASPAPAAAGEPPPLKLPADYDDEARETIRAVRPYTMTSPERLNALVLAVRYVTRHRIPGAIVECGVWRGGSMQAAARTLLSAGATDRDLYLFDTFEGMPPPTERDRRRDGESAADLMARQGRDRPIWAVATLEDVRAGFERLPYPRERVHYVPGRVEETIPGGAPEQIAILRLDTDWYASTRHELEHLYPRLSPGGVLLIDDYGWWQGSREAVDEFLEKTGARLLLLRMDEGRVAVKP, encoded by the coding sequence ATGGGCTGGAAAGGCAGCGTGAACCGTTCCCTCGGCAGGCTCACCGGCTACGAGCTGCGCCGTTCCGTACCCCGCGCGCCGCGCCGGGCCGCTCCGCCGGTCGCGGCGGGGGCGGCCGCGGGGCCTCCGGGCCCGTCGGGGCCGGCCTCCCCGGCGCCCGCGGCCGCCGGGGAGCCGCCGCCGCTCAAGCTGCCCGCCGACTACGACGACGAGGCGCGGGAGACCATCCGCGCGGTGCGGCCGTACACCATGACCTCACCCGAGCGGCTCAACGCGCTGGTGCTTGCGGTGCGCTACGTCACCCGGCACCGGATACCCGGCGCGATCGTGGAGTGCGGCGTCTGGCGCGGCGGCAGCATGCAAGCCGCGGCCCGTACGCTGCTGTCCGCCGGGGCCACCGACCGCGACCTGTACCTCTTCGACACCTTCGAGGGCATGCCGCCGCCCACCGAGCGGGACCGGCGGCGCGACGGCGAGAGCGCGGCCGACCTGATGGCGCGGCAGGGCCGGGACCGTCCGATCTGGGCGGTGGCCACGCTGGAGGACGTGCGCGCCGGGTTCGAGCGCCTCCCGTATCCGCGGGAGCGGGTGCACTACGTGCCGGGCCGGGTGGAGGAGACCATCCCCGGCGGCGCGCCCGAGCAGATCGCGATCCTGCGCCTGGACACCGACTGGTACGCCTCCACCCGGCACGAGCTGGAGCACCTGTATCCGCGGCTGTCGCCCGGCGGTGTGCTGCTCATCGACGACTACGGCTGGTGGCAGGGATCGCGCGAGGCGGTGGACGAGTTCCTGGAGAAGACCGGCGCCCGGCTGCTGCTCCTGCGCATGGACGAGGGCCGCGTCGCGGTCAAGCCTTAG
- a CDS encoding inorganic diphosphatase, giving the protein MAFDVIVEIPQGSRNKYEMDHTAHRIRLDRMLFTATRYPADYGYVEGTLGRDGDPLDALVLIGDPTFPGCTVECRAIGMFVMSDEKGPDEKVLCVPAHDPRYAAFQDIEDVPAFDLLEITHFFEVYKDLEPGKSVEGSHWEGRDAAYAEITASRERTGGAAG; this is encoded by the coding sequence ATGGCGTTCGACGTGATCGTGGAGATCCCCCAGGGGTCCCGCAACAAGTACGAGATGGACCACACCGCCCACCGCATCCGGCTGGACCGCATGCTCTTCACCGCCACCCGCTACCCCGCCGACTACGGCTACGTCGAGGGCACCCTCGGCCGCGACGGCGACCCACTGGACGCCCTGGTCCTGATCGGCGACCCCACGTTCCCGGGCTGCACCGTCGAGTGCCGGGCCATCGGCATGTTCGTGATGAGCGACGAGAAGGGCCCGGACGAGAAGGTGCTCTGCGTGCCCGCGCACGACCCGCGGTACGCGGCCTTCCAGGACATCGAGGACGTGCCCGCCTTCGACCTGCTGGAGATCACCCACTTCTTCGAGGTCTACAAGGACCTGGAGCCCGGGAAGTCGGTGGAGGGTTCGCACTGGGAGGGCCGCGACGCGGCGTACGCGGAGATCACGGCGTCCCGCGAGCGGACGGGGGGCGCCGCGGGGTGA
- a CDS encoding alanine--tRNA ligase-related protein: protein MPRHPQPRPSTRDVVAAFTGYFREHGHRLIPGVPLPRPDGDPVLFTTSGMHPLTPYLEGRPHPLGTRLAGVQRCLRTTDLDEVGDPTHLTVFEMLGSWSLGDYGMDRTLRFGHDLLTEGLGVRPELLHATVFGGDDQLGPDEESLCTWQELGVPVEPTREDNWWSNGPTGPCGPDSEIFVWTGDGPPHGTPTSDARWVEVWNHVHMRYRRHPDRSLTPLPRHAVDTGMGLERLVMVLGGHPGVHDIDLFEPWTLTLPRLWGLDGRELRIAADHLRSAVAVIGDGVMPGNTGRGYVPRRLLRRVLTILRQQPPGRQSPGGQSPGGQSPGGRGPGRSLADLPVEPVEDTLDHFRPRLPGGPPSPTPRQVMDVLRTEERRFDEALDRGRRVLSRQRFAGPLGDDDYRYLHDTHGLPRDLVDLLREPYGARPTR from the coding sequence ATGCCGCGGCATCCACAGCCGCGGCCGAGCACCCGCGACGTCGTCGCCGCCTTCACCGGCTACTTCCGCGAGCACGGCCACCGGCTGATCCCCGGCGTCCCGCTGCCGCGCCCGGACGGCGACCCCGTGCTGTTCACGACCTCCGGCATGCACCCGCTCACCCCGTACCTGGAGGGCCGGCCGCACCCCCTCGGCACCCGGCTCGCCGGCGTGCAGCGCTGCCTGCGCACCACCGACCTGGACGAGGTCGGCGACCCGACCCACCTCACCGTCTTCGAGATGCTGGGCTCCTGGTCGCTCGGCGACTACGGCATGGACCGCACCCTGCGCTTCGGCCACGACCTGCTCACCGAGGGCCTCGGCGTGCGCCCGGAGCTGCTGCACGCCACCGTCTTCGGCGGCGACGACCAGCTCGGCCCCGACGAGGAGTCCCTGTGCACCTGGCAGGAGCTGGGCGTCCCCGTGGAGCCGACCCGCGAGGACAACTGGTGGTCCAACGGCCCCACCGGGCCCTGCGGTCCGGACTCGGAGATCTTCGTGTGGACCGGCGACGGCCCCCCGCACGGCACCCCCACCTCCGACGCCCGCTGGGTCGAGGTCTGGAACCACGTGCACATGCGCTACCGCCGCCACCCCGACCGCAGCCTGACCCCGCTGCCCCGGCACGCCGTCGACACCGGGATGGGTCTCGAACGCCTCGTCATGGTCCTCGGCGGTCACCCGGGCGTCCACGACATCGACCTCTTCGAGCCCTGGACGCTCACGCTGCCGCGGCTGTGGGGACTGGACGGCCGGGAGCTGCGGATCGCCGCCGACCACCTGCGGTCGGCCGTCGCCGTGATCGGAGACGGCGTCATGCCCGGCAACACCGGCCGCGGTTACGTGCCGCGGCGGCTGCTGCGGCGCGTGCTGACGATCCTCCGGCAGCAGCCGCCGGGCCGGCAGTCCCCGGGCGGGCAGTCCCCGGGCGGGCAGTCCCCGGGCGGGCGTGGTCCGGGACGCAGCCTCGCCGACCTCCCGGTGGAGCCGGTCGAGGACACCCTCGACCACTTCCGTCCGCGGCTGCCCGGCGGACCGCCGTCGCCGACGCCGCGGCAGGTCATGGACGTCCTGCGCACGGAGGAGCGGCGGTTCGACGAGGCCCTGGACCGGGGCCGCCGCGTGCTGTCCCGGCAACGGTTCGCCGGGCCGCTCGGCGACGACGACTACCGCTACCTCCACGACACCCACGGCCTCCCCCGCGACCTCGTCGACCTGCTGCGCGAGCCGTACGGAGCCCGGCCCACGCGGTAG
- a CDS encoding GH92 family glycosyl hydrolase, with protein sequence MVSLRSPRRTVATALSALATALLGAGLAAAPASAAPATSAGLVRDPVPYVNPLIGSSNAGNTYPGAVVPFGMLAWSPQNSTGNQFSTPAPGGYRYDATKIRGFSLTHLNGVGCSGANGDIPIMPYVGDVTSSPSSDTKDAVYASTFSHANETAQAGDYKVGLDNGASAELTTTARTGTGEFGFPADKPATMLLRTSNSESGSTAATTQVDTATHTVTGSVSAGNFCGPQSANNRHDVYTLYFTAHFDQPFAATGTWTDGTLNPGSTSATGGTGYNSSGNAAAGKGSGAYVTFPAGTDHVQVKVAISYVSPQNAEANLRAENPPATSFATVRSRAAAQWRDALGRIQVGGGSEDQRSTFYTALYHSMLEPTLTSDVNGQYLGGDRTTHSLAKGQHAQYGTFSGWDQYRAQVQLLTLLQPRVGSDYAQSLYNYAQQRDGEWDRWLLENGKTSIMSGDPSDAALAGIYAFGGRDFDVKGALKSLVTAATVPTANDASSAGCNVECVGQRPALDQYLKLGYVPANNCHCWAGAAETLEDAAADFGISELAGQVHDNKTQKAFRDRAGNWTNVFDPDATAQGGYMRDRNSDGSWSGATFSPGTGSGFVEGTSARYTWMVYSDIAGLAQAMGGDQKAVSRLDAFFRKPDGSFDFSAADDTRYDPTNEPDINAPYLYDYLGAPYKTQETVRAETDGLWTDTPGGIPGNDDAGTMSSWYVFSALGMYPQVPSRADLVLSSPVFPHAVVRTGLGKTITVDAPQASTSNIYVQGLRVNGKRSDQPWVPASFVTRGGTLEYTLGATANTSWGSAAKDAPPSFRDGEAQFFASTDPAQVKVEPGGSADTAVKLTTIQDKKVDVRWSAQPPAGITLTPAAGKVTVPRNGAASAKVTVSAAEGTKAGVYSIPIALTSTHGGTAPPASLSVTVGVRGTVTWYVNNRGISADDDDPAANFDGEGWSYSAKALASAGATPGATISAAGFDFTWPQVEAGAPDNIVVGGGDQVLDVSKSPAGATKLSLLGSASEGQTTGTVTLTYTDGTTEQAQIGFSDWTLGGGSQQPSYGNVVAVHTAYRDVQGGTTDPVGTDVFATAPIALQAGKQLASVTLPATTQGGDMHVFAVATA encoded by the coding sequence ATGGTGTCGCTCAGATCCCCGCGACGAACAGTCGCCACCGCACTCTCGGCCCTGGCCACCGCGCTGCTCGGCGCGGGCCTGGCCGCCGCGCCCGCGTCGGCCGCCCCGGCGACCTCCGCGGGCCTGGTGCGGGACCCGGTCCCGTACGTCAATCCGCTGATCGGCTCCTCCAACGCCGGCAACACCTACCCCGGCGCCGTCGTGCCGTTCGGCATGCTCGCCTGGAGCCCGCAGAACTCCACGGGCAACCAGTTCTCCACGCCCGCCCCGGGCGGATACCGGTACGACGCCACCAAGATCCGCGGCTTCAGCCTCACCCACCTCAACGGCGTGGGCTGCTCCGGCGCCAACGGCGACATCCCGATCATGCCCTACGTGGGCGACGTGACCTCCTCGCCCAGCTCCGACACCAAGGACGCGGTCTACGCGAGCACCTTCTCGCACGCCAACGAGACCGCCCAGGCCGGCGACTACAAGGTCGGCCTGGACAACGGCGCCTCCGCCGAGCTGACCACCACCGCCCGCACCGGCACCGGCGAGTTCGGCTTCCCCGCCGACAAGCCCGCCACCATGCTGCTGCGCACCTCCAACTCCGAGAGCGGCAGCACCGCGGCGACCACCCAGGTGGACACCGCGACGCACACCGTGACCGGCTCGGTGAGCGCGGGCAACTTCTGCGGCCCGCAGAGCGCCAACAACCGGCACGACGTCTACACCCTGTACTTCACCGCGCACTTCGACCAGCCGTTCGCCGCCACCGGCACCTGGACCGACGGCACGCTGAACCCCGGCTCCACCTCGGCGACCGGCGGCACCGGCTACAACAGCAGCGGCAACGCCGCGGCCGGCAAGGGCTCGGGCGCCTACGTCACCTTCCCCGCCGGCACCGACCACGTGCAGGTCAAGGTCGCCATCTCCTACGTCAGCCCGCAGAACGCCGAGGCGAACCTGCGCGCGGAGAACCCGCCGGCCACGTCCTTCGCCACGGTGCGCTCCCGGGCCGCGGCCCAGTGGCGCGACGCCCTCGGCCGCATCCAGGTCGGCGGCGGCAGCGAGGACCAGCGCAGCACCTTCTACACCGCGCTGTACCACTCGATGCTGGAGCCCACGCTCACCAGCGACGTCAACGGCCAGTACCTGGGCGGCGACCGCACCACGCACTCGCTGGCCAAGGGCCAGCACGCGCAGTACGGCACCTTCTCCGGCTGGGACCAGTACCGCGCCCAGGTGCAGCTGCTGACGCTGCTGCAGCCGCGCGTCGGCAGCGACTATGCGCAGTCCCTGTACAACTACGCGCAGCAGCGCGACGGCGAGTGGGACCGCTGGCTGCTGGAGAACGGCAAGACCAGCATCATGTCCGGCGACCCCTCGGACGCCGCGCTGGCCGGCATCTACGCCTTCGGCGGCCGTGACTTCGACGTCAAGGGCGCACTGAAGTCGCTGGTCACCGCCGCGACCGTGCCGACCGCGAACGACGCGAGCAGCGCCGGCTGCAACGTCGAGTGCGTGGGCCAGCGCCCGGCGCTCGACCAGTACCTCAAGCTCGGCTACGTGCCGGCGAACAACTGCCACTGCTGGGCGGGCGCCGCCGAGACGCTGGAGGACGCCGCCGCCGACTTCGGCATCTCCGAGCTGGCCGGCCAGGTCCACGACAACAAGACGCAGAAGGCGTTCCGCGACCGCGCGGGCAACTGGACCAACGTCTTCGACCCCGACGCCACCGCGCAGGGCGGCTACATGCGCGACCGCAACTCCGACGGCTCCTGGTCCGGCGCCACTTTCAGCCCCGGCACCGGCAGCGGCTTCGTCGAGGGCACCAGCGCGCGCTACACCTGGATGGTCTACTCCGACATCGCGGGCCTGGCGCAGGCGATGGGCGGCGACCAGAAGGCCGTCTCCCGGCTCGACGCGTTCTTCCGCAAGCCCGACGGCAGCTTCGACTTCTCCGCCGCCGACGACACCCGCTACGACCCGACCAACGAGCCCGACATCAACGCGCCCTACCTGTACGACTACCTGGGCGCCCCGTACAAGACGCAGGAGACCGTGCGGGCCGAGACCGACGGGCTGTGGACCGACACCCCCGGCGGCATCCCCGGCAACGACGACGCGGGCACCATGTCCAGCTGGTACGTCTTCTCCGCGCTCGGCATGTACCCGCAGGTCCCCAGCCGGGCCGACCTGGTGCTGTCCTCGCCGGTGTTCCCGCACGCGGTGGTCCGCACCGGCCTGGGCAAGACCATCACGGTCGACGCCCCGCAGGCGTCCACCTCGAACATCTACGTGCAGGGCCTGCGCGTGAACGGCAAGCGCTCGGACCAGCCGTGGGTCCCGGCGTCCTTCGTCACCCGCGGCGGCACCCTGGAGTACACCCTGGGCGCCACGGCGAACACCTCGTGGGGCAGCGCCGCCAAGGACGCGCCGCCGTCCTTCCGCGACGGTGAGGCGCAGTTCTTCGCCTCCACCGACCCGGCCCAGGTGAAGGTCGAGCCCGGCGGCTCCGCGGACACCGCGGTGAAGCTGACCACCATCCAGGACAAGAAGGTCGACGTCCGCTGGTCCGCGCAGCCCCCGGCGGGCATCACCCTGACGCCCGCCGCCGGCAAGGTGACGGTGCCGAGGAACGGCGCCGCGAGCGCGAAGGTGACCGTGTCGGCGGCCGAGGGCACCAAGGCGGGGGTCTACTCGATCCCGATCGCGCTGACCTCCACGCACGGCGGCACCGCACCGCCCGCCTCGCTGTCGGTGACCGTCGGCGTGCGCGGCACGGTGACCTGGTACGTCAACAACCGCGGCATCTCCGCCGACGACGACGACCCGGCCGCCAACTTCGACGGCGAGGGCTGGAGCTACTCGGCGAAGGCGCTCGCCTCGGCCGGCGCCACCCCGGGCGCGACGATCTCGGCCGCCGGCTTCGACTTCACCTGGCCGCAGGTGGAGGCCGGCGCTCCCGACAACATCGTGGTCGGCGGCGGCGACCAGGTCCTGGACGTCTCCAAGTCCCCCGCGGGCGCGACGAAGCTGAGCCTGCTCGGCAGCGCCAGCGAGGGCCAGACCACCGGGACCGTCACCCTCACCTACACCGACGGCACCACCGAGCAGGCCCAGATCGGCTTCAGCGACTGGACGCTCGGCGGCGGGTCCCAGCAGCCGTCGTACGGCAACGTGGTCGCCGTGCACACCGCCTACCGCGACGTGCAGGGCGGCACCACCGACCCGGTGGGCACGGACGTCTTCGCGACCGCGCCCATCGCCCTGCAGGCGGGCAAGCAACTGGCCAGCGTGACGCTGCCGGCCACCACCCAGGGCGGCGACATGCACGTCTTCGCGGTGGCCACCGCCTGA
- a CDS encoding DeoR/GlpR family DNA-binding transcription regulator, with protein MGSHERWTRLLEALGERGRIEVGEAADLLGVSAATVRRDMEELARQQLLTRTRGGAVVTGVAYDLPLRYKAARQADEKHRIARAAAALVPPGAVVGLTGGTTTSEVARELAVRADLAGRGAATALTIVTNAVNIANELAVRPYVKTVVTGGVARPNSYELTGPLASATLRAVSLDYAILGVDAVDPRFGAATHDEGEADANRAMAERAQRVVVAADATKLGRRAFARVCDTAEISVLITDREAPEETVEEFTAQGVEVHRV; from the coding sequence ATGGGGTCCCACGAGCGATGGACGCGGCTGCTCGAAGCCCTCGGCGAGCGGGGGAGGATCGAGGTCGGCGAGGCGGCCGACCTGCTCGGCGTCTCCGCCGCCACCGTGCGCCGTGACATGGAGGAGCTGGCCCGCCAGCAACTGCTCACCCGCACCCGCGGCGGCGCCGTGGTCACCGGCGTCGCCTACGATCTCCCGCTGCGCTACAAGGCGGCCCGCCAGGCCGACGAGAAGCACCGCATCGCCCGCGCGGCGGCGGCGCTGGTCCCGCCCGGCGCGGTGGTCGGCCTGACCGGCGGCACCACCACCTCGGAGGTGGCCAGGGAACTGGCGGTGCGCGCCGACCTCGCCGGCCGCGGCGCCGCCACCGCGCTCACCATCGTCACCAACGCCGTCAACATCGCCAACGAGCTGGCGGTCCGCCCGTACGTGAAGACCGTGGTCACCGGGGGAGTGGCGCGCCCCAACTCCTACGAGCTGACCGGCCCGCTGGCCTCCGCGACGCTGCGCGCGGTCTCCCTTGACTACGCGATCCTCGGCGTCGACGCGGTCGACCCGCGCTTCGGCGCCGCCACCCACGACGAGGGCGAGGCCGACGCCAACCGCGCGATGGCCGAGCGCGCCCAGCGGGTGGTGGTGGCCGCCGACGCGACCAAACTGGGCCGCAGGGCCTTCGCGCGGGTCTGCGACACCGCGGAGATCTCGGTGCTGATCACCGACCGCGAGGCCCCGGAGGAGACGGTGGAGGAGTTCACCGCGCAGGGCGTCGAGGTGCACCGGGTCTGA